A single region of the Sorghum bicolor cultivar BTx623 chromosome 9, Sorghum_bicolor_NCBIv3, whole genome shotgun sequence genome encodes:
- the LOC8080960 gene encoding uncharacterized protein LOC8080960: MELAASASTSVCSAAYHHLSAADAAAADRGGDSSSGAQGETTTTRLERRRRTKRAGGGGGGCAGLRRRCYAVLKQQRTRLYILRRCVTMLLCWHEHDLSD; this comes from the coding sequence ATGGAGCTCGCAGCGTCCGCTTCCACCTCCGTCTGCTCGGCGGCGTACCACCACCTCTCGGCCGCCGACGCTGCGGCTGCCGACCGCGGTGGCGACAGTAGTAGCGGCGCGCAGggggagacgacgacgacgcggctCGAACGGCGGCGGAGGACGaagcgcgccggcggcggcggcggtggctgcgCGGGGCTCCGGCGGCGGTGCTACGCGGTGCTCAAGCAGCAGCGGACGCGGCTCTACATCCTCCGCCGGTGCGTCACCATGCTGCTCTGCTGGCACGAGCACGACCTGTCAGACTGA